One segment of Alnus glutinosa chromosome 2, dhAlnGlut1.1, whole genome shotgun sequence DNA contains the following:
- the LOC133860237 gene encoding transcription factor MYB30-like: MVRTPFYDKNGLKKGAWSTEEDNKLRAYIQKFGHSNWRKLPRSAGLSRCGKSCRLRWMNYLRPNVKLGNYTEEEDLKITKLHDELGNKWSMIATRLPGRTDNEIKNHWHTHLKNRTKKISRKSKELKEQSAGIREAENGICSDPSNQILESSDNKPVSGAEWVAGDCLLTLETLEQSFENFWTEPFFMEDTYIQTTYPASLAEGGFSTSPSRFNDGIDLIHQVMQELQEN; this comes from the exons ATGGTGAGAACTCCCTTCTATGACAAAAATGGACTGAAGAAAGGTGCATGGAGTACAGAAGAGGATAATAAGTTAAGAGCTTATATTCAGAAATTTGGCCATTCCAACTGGCGGAAACTTCCCAGATCGGCAG GTCTATCAAGGTGTGGGAAGAGTTGCAGACTGCGATGGATGAACTACCTCAGGCCAAATGTAAAACTGGGAAACTACACTGAGGAAGAAGATCTTAAGATCACCAAATTGCATGATGAACTAGGGAATAA GTGGTCCATGATCGCGACAAGATTGCCTGGAAGAAcagataatgaaataaaaaaccACTGGCACACCCACCTGAAGAATCGTACAAAGaaaatttctagaaaatctAAGGAACTGAAAGAACAGTCTGCCGGTATTAGGGAAGCTGAAAATGGTATATGCAGTGATCCCTCTAACCAAATCTTAGAGAGCTCTGATAATAAACCTGTATCTGGGGCAGAATGGGTCGCAGGAGATTGCCTTTTGACATTGGAAACACTCGAACAATCGTTTGAGAACTTTTGGACTGAACCATTTTTTATGGAAGATACCTACATCCAGACAACGTATCCAGCATCCTTGGCAGAGGGAGGATTTAGTACGTCACCATCCCGCTTCAACGACGGCATAGATTTGATCCACCAGGTAATGCAAGAACTACAAGAGAATTAA